In one window of Tenrec ecaudatus isolate mTenEca1 chromosome 3, mTenEca1.hap1, whole genome shotgun sequence DNA:
- the LOC142442215 gene encoding LOW QUALITY PROTEIN: uncharacterized protein LOC142442215 (The sequence of the model RefSeq protein was modified relative to this genomic sequence to represent the inferred CDS: substituted 1 base at 1 genomic stop codon) — protein sequence MSYIFSECGKGFTRRNDLTVHQQTHTGEKPHVCGECGKAFIRKSTLTVHQRTHTGEKPHVCGECGKAFITKTALTVHQKTHTGEKPHVCGECGKAFITKTVLTVHQRTHTGEKPHVCGECGKGFITKSFLTVHQQTHTGEKPHVCGDCGKGFSQKSALTVHQKTHTGDKARVCGQCGKAFLRKDGLTAHQKTHTGEKPHVCGECGKAFLRKDDLTVHQRTHTGEKPYVCGECRKAFLRKDGLTVHQRTHTGEKPHVCGECGKAFLRKDDLTVHQRTHTGEKPYVCGECGKAFLRKDGLTVHQRTHTGEKPHVCGECGKAFLRKDDLTVHQRTHTGEKPYVCGECGKAFLRKDGLTVHQRTHTGEKPHVCGECGKAFLRKDDLTVHQCTHTGEKPHVCGECGKAFLRKGALTVHQRTHTGEKPHVCGDCGKSFSQKSALTVHQRTHTGEKPHVCGDCGKSFSQKSALTVHQKIHTGDKAHVCAQCGKAFHRKDGLTAHQKTHTREKPHVCGECGKAFLRKVDLTVHQRTHTGEKPHVCGECGKAFLRKDDLTVHQCTHTGEKPHVCGXCGKAFLRKGDLTVHQRTHTGEKPHVCGDCGKGFITMSFLTDHQRTHTGEKPHVCGDCGKGFSQKCALTAYQRTHNVEKLYCDKAFKTVEDVLEFGLGQAWEQTIVTNLMRTHVLHCCPSTDMTHQYRERIFRTSTGYMGTSLLFQLSVPRKLNLVFLDHSYTKQ from the exons ATGTCCTATATattcagtgaatgtgggaaaggcttcaccaggaggAATGATCTCAcggttcatcagcaaactcatactggagagaaaccccatgtatgtggtgaatgtggaaaagcttttatcaggaagagtacacttactgttcatcagcgaactcatactggagagaaaccccatgtatgtggtgaatgtggaaaagcctttatcacaaagactgctctcactgttcatcagaaaactcatactggagagaaaccccatgtatgtggtgaatgtggaaaagccttcatcaCGAAGActgttctcactgttcatcagcgaactcacactggagagaaaccccatgtatgtggtgaatgtggcaaaggctttatcacgaagtcttttctcactgttcaccagcaaactcatactggagagaaaccccatgtatgtggtgactgtggcaaaggctttagccagaagagtgctctcactgttcatcagaaaactcatactggagataaAGCACGTGTGtgcggtcaatgtggaaaagcctttctcagaaaggatggtctcactgctcatcagaaaactcatactggagagaaaccccatgtatgtggtgaatgtggaaaagcctttctcaggaaggatgatctcactgttcatcagcgaactcatactggagagaaaccctatgtatgtggtgaatgtagaaaagcctttctcaggaaggatggtctcactgttcatcagcgaactcatactggagagaaaccccatgtatgtggtgaatgtggaaaagcctttctcaggaaggatgatctcactgttcatcagcgaactcatactggagagaaaccctatgtatgtggtgaatgtggaaaagcctttctcaggaaggatggtctcactgttcatcagcgaactcatactggagagaaaccccatgtatgtggtgaatgtggaaaagcctttctcaggaaggatgatctcactgttcatcagcgaactcatactggagagaaaccctatgtatgtggtgaatgtggaaaagcctttctcaggaaggatggtctcactgttcatcagcgaactcatactggagagaaaccccatgtatgtggtgaatgtggaaaagcctttctcaggaaggatgatctcactgttcatcagtgcactcatactggagagaaaccccatgtatgtggtgaatgtggaaaagcctttctcagaaagggtgctctcactgttcaccagcgaactcatactggagagaaaccccatgtatgtggtgactgtggcaaaagctttagccagaagagtgctctcactgttcatcagcgaactcatactggagagaaaccccatgtatgtggtgactgtggcaaaagctttagccagaagagtgctctcactgttcatcagaaaattcatactggagataaagcacatgtgtgcgctcaatgtggaaaagcctttcacagaaaggatggtctcactgctcatcagaaaactcatactagagagaaaccccatgtatgtggtgaatgtggaaaagcctttctcaggaaggttgatctcactgttcatcagcgaactcatactggagagaaaccccatgtatgtggtgaatgtggaaaagcctttctcaggaaggatgatctcactgttcatcagtgcactcatactggagagaaaccccatgtatgtggttaatgtggaaaagcctttctcagaaagggtgatctcactgttcaccagcgaactcatactggagagaaaccccatgtatgtggtgactgtggcaaaggctttatcacgATGTCTTTTctcactgatcatcagcgaactcatactggagagaaaccccatgtatgtggtgactgtggcaaaggctttagccagaagtgTGCTCTCACTGCTTATCAGCGAACTCATAATGTAGAGAAACTCTAT TgtgacaaagctttcaaaaccGTGGAAGATGTGttagagtttggcctgggccaagcatgggaacagacaattgtgacAAATCTTATGAGGACCCATGTTCtgcattgctgtccctctactgacatgaccCACCAGTATAGGGAGAGGATCTTCCGCACTTCCACAGGGTACATgggtacctcattgctcttccagctttcagtgccaAGAaagctgaacctggtgtttctggatcacagctataccaagcagtAG